In Kitasatospora viridis, one DNA window encodes the following:
- a CDS encoding DUF1330 domain-containing protein — MPKGYWVSVYRTIVDPEKLAAYNELAGPAVRAAGGRVLARDGQVVAHDAGIAQRTILIEFDSFEQAVAARASAAYQEALAALADGVERDFRIIEGLG; from the coding sequence GTGCCCAAGGGCTACTGGGTCAGCGTCTACCGCACCATCGTGGACCCCGAGAAGCTGGCCGCCTACAACGAGCTGGCCGGTCCGGCCGTCAGGGCCGCGGGCGGGCGGGTGCTCGCCCGCGACGGCCAGGTCGTCGCCCACGACGCCGGAATCGCCCAGCGCACCATCCTGATCGAGTTCGACAGCTTCGAGCAGGCGGTCGCCGCGCGCGCGAGCGCGGCCTACCAGGAGGCGCTGGCCGCACTCGCCGACGGCGTCGAGCGCGACTTCCGCATCATCGAAGGCCTCGGCTGA
- a CDS encoding acyl carrier protein, translated as MDAAIKPVVDWLLERNPSFEEIPEDLDLIENRLIDSLGFMEFVLLLEDLIGRELQLDQIDVDQFRTLRSLADHFLKG; from the coding sequence ATGGACGCCGCCATCAAGCCGGTCGTGGACTGGCTGCTCGAACGCAACCCCAGCTTCGAGGAGATCCCGGAGGACCTCGACCTGATCGAGAACCGGCTGATCGACTCGCTCGGATTCATGGAGTTCGTCCTGCTGCTGGAGGACCTGATCGGCAGGGAACTGCAGCTCGACCAGATCGACGTGGACCAGTTCCGCACCCTGCGTTCCCTCGCGGACCACTTCCTGAAGGGGTGA
- a CDS encoding MOSC domain-containing protein encodes MTLAPPPTGPGRVLSLHLAGRPGEPTFRVPQARAVTGRGLAGDRNYWAGEGPRPRRRGAGRASGVCDVTLIEAEALDALAREHGITLTAAECRRNLVCRGIRLNPLVDQEFQVGAVVLRGLRLSEPCARLEELVRPGLIRGLLHRGGLRAEVVRGGTIRVGDRVLPPPHDALPLLPPVPASADRTTA; translated from the coding sequence ATGACGCTGGCTCCGCCGCCGACCGGACCCGGCCGGGTCCTCTCCCTGCACCTCGCCGGGCGCCCCGGCGAGCCCACCTTCCGGGTCCCGCAGGCCCGCGCGGTGACCGGCCGCGGCCTGGCCGGGGACCGCAACTACTGGGCGGGCGAAGGCCCCCGGCCCCGGCGCCGGGGGGCCGGCCGGGCCTCCGGGGTCTGCGACGTCACCCTCATCGAGGCCGAGGCGCTCGACGCGCTGGCCCGCGAACACGGCATCACGCTCACCGCCGCCGAGTGCCGCCGCAACCTCGTCTGCCGCGGCATCCGGCTCAACCCGCTGGTGGACCAGGAGTTCCAGGTCGGCGCGGTGGTGCTGCGCGGCCTCAGGCTCAGCGAACCCTGCGCCCGCCTCGAAGAGTTGGTCCGCCCCGGCCTGATCCGCGGCCTGCTGCACCGCGGCGGGCTGCGGGCCGAGGTGGTCCGCGGCGGGACGATCCGGGTGGGCGACCGGGTCCTGCCGCCCCCGCACGACGCACTGCCGCTGCTGCCCCCCGTTCCGGCCTCTGCAGACAGGACGACAGCATGA
- a CDS encoding inositol monophosphatase family protein, producing MTVPEHGSPTAVRQYVIGLAGAVRAAVLAAQHRAGSRLVRGHSPGGDAQFGLDEVAEAAVWQYIVDHDLPVAVYSEDRGLKYHGTDPRHLLVVDPIDGTRPAVAGLESATVSVAVARLSERPRIADVEHALLMELRTGAYLYGDLATPGITAHGYHHPVPALTRTTDLSRMFWSLEFNGHPARLMTEAYGHLIDRSANTGGVFVFNSATWSISRLLTGQLDAYVDIGNRLLRDDPALLPEFERVGNGRVLHLFPYDIAAAVFLAERAGAVITDGYGQPLGGTVLTDLTVGNQQSCVAASTPELHRALLSAVRWKE from the coding sequence ATGACCGTCCCCGAGCACGGCAGCCCCACGGCTGTCCGGCAGTACGTGATCGGCCTGGCCGGCGCCGTCCGCGCGGCCGTGCTGGCGGCCCAGCACCGGGCCGGCAGCCGGCTGGTGCGCGGTCATTCGCCGGGCGGGGACGCCCAGTTCGGCCTCGACGAGGTCGCGGAGGCGGCCGTCTGGCAGTACATCGTGGACCACGACCTGCCGGTCGCCGTCTACTCCGAGGACCGGGGGCTGAAGTACCACGGCACGGACCCGCGCCACCTGCTGGTCGTCGACCCGATCGACGGCACCCGGCCCGCCGTCGCCGGCCTGGAGTCGGCCACCGTCTCGGTCGCCGTCGCCCGCCTGTCGGAGCGCCCGCGCATCGCCGACGTCGAGCACGCGCTGCTGATGGAACTGCGCACGGGCGCCTACCTCTACGGGGACCTGGCGACGCCCGGCATCACCGCGCACGGCTACCACCACCCCGTCCCGGCGCTGACCCGGACCACCGACCTCTCGCGGATGTTCTGGTCGCTGGAGTTCAACGGCCACCCGGCCCGCCTGATGACCGAGGCCTACGGCCACCTCATCGACCGCTCGGCCAACACCGGCGGGGTCTTCGTCTTCAACAGCGCCACCTGGTCGATCTCCCGGCTGCTCACCGGCCAGCTCGACGCGTACGTGGACATCGGCAACCGGCTGCTGCGCGACGACCCGGCGCTGCTGCCCGAGTTCGAGCGCGTCGGCAACGGCCGGGTCCTGCACCTGTTCCCGTACGACATCGCCGCGGCCGTCTTCCTCGCCGAGCGGGCCGGGGCGGTCATCACCGACGGCTACGGGCAGCCGCTCGGCGGCACGGTGCTGACCGATCTCACCGTCGGCAACCAGCAGTCCTGCGTGGCCGCGTCCACCCCCGAACTCCACCGGGCCCTGCTCTCGGCCGTCCGCTGGAAGGAGTGA
- a CDS encoding MarR family winged helix-turn-helix transcriptional regulator, translating to MSRPDAAHGASDAIGSALYGLATRAVRRLPRDMSLTSAATLATLAKTGPRRITDLASAEGVTQPAMTVLVRVMEESGLVERTGDPSDRRVTLVCLTEAGATYVRTRHQAGVDAYARLIDQLTGDEAEALAAALPALLHLAELESNAPAEPDQ from the coding sequence ATGAGTCGCCCAGACGCCGCGCACGGCGCTTCCGATGCCATCGGGTCAGCCCTCTACGGCCTGGCCACCCGGGCCGTGAGGCGCCTTCCCCGCGACATGAGCCTGACCTCCGCCGCCACCCTGGCCACCCTGGCCAAGACCGGCCCGCGACGGATCACCGATCTGGCGTCGGCCGAGGGCGTCACCCAGCCCGCGATGACCGTCCTGGTCCGGGTGATGGAGGAATCCGGGCTGGTCGAGCGGACGGGCGATCCGTCCGACCGGCGGGTCACGCTGGTCTGCCTGACCGAGGCCGGCGCGACGTACGTCCGGACGCGGCACCAGGCAGGCGTCGACGCGTACGCACGGTTGATCGACCAGCTCACCGGTGACGAGGCCGAGGCCCTGGCGGCAGCCCTGCCGGCACTGCTGCACCTGGCGGAGCTCGAAAGCAACGCCCCGGCGGAGCCGGACCAGTGA
- a CDS encoding MFS transporter — protein MSTAPIRPEARPLVPALVFIALVVAAVASLGTPLITSVATTFHVSLDSAQWTLTIALLSGALATPVLGRLGAGPHRRPAILATLAIVVGGSALTVLPLPFAWLLAGRAAQGVGLGLTALMMGVARDHLPEERGAATIALISVVSIIGAGVGYPLAALLAELGGPRAAYGLGLLVTALAFVTAWRSVPAAPDGRSARVNVAAALALAGGLLLVLFLAGESGLWSRHLSVALALAVAAVLLLCAWTVSELRSKTPLVDVRAARHPAVAGANIAMFVGGSGMYLLLTLITRYAQTPRSAGYGFGLTTFVAGLVLIPFSALGFVAGKLTPRVRTRIDGPLLLAGSAAIVGGGFVLFATARSDLAELLAAMGVLGFGVGSFSAAMPGVILAVTPKSETSSAMSFNYVVRSVGYSLGSALGGLVLAAGTATGHLFPDDGAYTSAALIGVAAMAITTVAALALARRT, from the coding sequence GTGAGCACCGCCCCGATACGTCCCGAGGCACGTCCGCTGGTCCCCGCCCTGGTCTTCATCGCCCTGGTCGTGGCGGCGGTCGCCAGCCTCGGGACGCCGCTCATCACCAGCGTGGCGACCACCTTCCACGTCTCCCTCGACAGCGCGCAGTGGACGCTGACCATCGCCCTGCTCAGCGGCGCCCTCGCCACACCCGTCCTCGGCCGACTCGGAGCCGGTCCGCACCGGCGGCCCGCGATCCTCGCCACACTGGCGATCGTCGTCGGCGGCAGCGCGCTCACCGTGCTGCCGCTGCCGTTCGCCTGGCTGCTCGCGGGCAGGGCGGCCCAGGGCGTCGGACTCGGTCTCACGGCGCTGATGATGGGCGTGGCCCGCGACCACCTCCCCGAGGAGCGCGGCGCGGCCACGATCGCCCTGATCTCGGTGGTCTCCATCATCGGAGCCGGCGTCGGCTACCCGCTGGCCGCGCTGCTCGCCGAGCTCGGCGGGCCGCGGGCCGCCTACGGCCTCGGCCTGCTCGTCACCGCCCTCGCCTTCGTGACCGCGTGGCGCTCCGTGCCCGCGGCTCCCGACGGGCGCTCCGCCCGGGTGAACGTGGCCGCTGCGCTCGCCTTGGCGGGCGGCCTGCTCCTCGTCCTGTTCCTGGCCGGCGAGAGCGGCCTGTGGAGCCGGCACCTCTCCGTGGCGCTGGCCCTGGCCGTCGCCGCCGTCCTCCTGCTCTGCGCCTGGACCGTCTCCGAGCTGCGGAGCAAGACGCCCCTGGTCGACGTCCGGGCGGCCCGGCACCCGGCGGTCGCCGGGGCGAACATCGCCATGTTCGTCGGCGGGAGCGGCATGTACCTGCTGCTCACCCTCATCACCCGCTACGCGCAGACGCCGCGCAGCGCCGGCTACGGCTTCGGACTGACCACCTTCGTGGCGGGGCTGGTCCTCATCCCGTTCTCCGCGCTGGGGTTCGTCGCCGGAAAGCTCACGCCGCGGGTCCGGACCAGGATCGACGGCCCCCTGCTGCTGGCCGGCAGCGCCGCCATCGTCGGCGGCGGGTTCGTCCTGTTCGCCACCGCGCGGTCCGACCTGGCCGAACTGCTCGCGGCCATGGGCGTGCTGGGCTTCGGCGTCGGCAGCTTCTCGGCCGCCATGCCCGGCGTCATCCTGGCCGTCACCCCCAAGAGCGAGACGTCGAGCGCCATGAGCTTCAACTACGTCGTCCGCAGCGTCGGGTACTCCCTGGGCAGCGCCCTCGGCGGTCTGGTGCTGGCCGCCGGCACCGCCACGGGCCACCTCTTCCCGGACGACGGCGCCTACACGAGCGCGGCGTTGATCGGCGTCGCCGCGATGGCGATCACGACGGTGGCCGCCCTCGCCCTCGCCCGCCGGACATAG
- a CDS encoding diiron oxygenase produces the protein MPSQLSPPDAEFRALLDRLSDKATADYYNPFTTFDWPPEIPTDGLWMSPELLSVHGTELIDELSPAQLQALSRWESVNFYSLNVHGIRELLIEVTRRIHTPGFEVPSEFFHHFIGEENDHMWFFATFCLKYADKIYPDKSVKLPQAPRHPDVENFLVFARILVFEQIVDHYNVRMAADRRLHPTVRHINQLHHQDESRHITFGRRLVQLLWERLLAGGLDQEARLELRDYLGRYLTTSMESFYNPAVYRDAGLTDGFALRRRLLAHPARQAAHAKVLHKTTDFLQRIGVFDDRH, from the coding sequence TTGCCTTCCCAACTCAGCCCGCCCGACGCCGAGTTCCGGGCCCTGCTCGACCGGCTCTCGGACAAGGCCACCGCGGACTACTACAACCCGTTCACCACCTTCGACTGGCCGCCGGAGATCCCCACCGACGGGCTCTGGATGTCCCCCGAGCTGCTCTCGGTCCACGGCACCGAGCTGATCGACGAACTGAGCCCGGCTCAGCTCCAGGCCCTGAGCCGCTGGGAGAGCGTCAACTTCTACAGCCTGAACGTGCACGGCATCCGCGAGCTGCTGATCGAGGTGACCCGGCGCATCCACACGCCCGGCTTCGAGGTCCCCTCCGAGTTCTTCCACCACTTCATCGGTGAGGAGAACGACCACATGTGGTTCTTCGCCACCTTCTGCCTCAAGTACGCCGACAAGATCTACCCCGACAAGTCGGTCAAGCTTCCCCAGGCACCACGCCACCCGGACGTCGAGAACTTCCTGGTCTTCGCCCGGATCCTGGTCTTCGAGCAGATCGTGGACCACTACAACGTCCGGATGGCCGCCGACCGCCGCCTGCACCCGACCGTGCGGCACATCAACCAGCTGCACCACCAGGACGAGTCCCGCCACATCACCTTCGGCCGCCGCCTGGTGCAACTCCTGTGGGAGCGGCTCCTCGCCGGCGGCCTGGACCAGGAGGCCCGGCTCGAACTGCGCGACTACCTGGGCCGCTACCTCACCACCAGCATGGAGTCCTTCTACAACCCGGCGGTCTACCGGGACGCGGGCCTCACCGACGGCTTCGCGCTGCGCCGGCGGCTGCTCGCCCACCCCGCCCGGCAGGCCGCCCACGCCAAGGTCCTGCACAAGACCACCGACTTCCTCCAGCGGATCGGGGTGTTCGATGACCGTCACTGA
- a CDS encoding TetR/AcrR family transcriptional regulator, which produces MTAPQFERARSAEAKQARETSILEAAARLAGEHGVRAVTLTDIAAVVGMHKSAMLRYFETREEIFLRLAAGEWVQWSQDVRNRLGELDGARPADPGTPIAVAAVLADSLVARPLFCDLLAHTPLNLERGVSFTAVRSFKLIAIGEVGAVGTALRGVLNLTEEQAGNVVATAVSMAGALWQMAAPGTELRRFYQDSPELAHALVDVAPKLADILGALMRGYGMA; this is translated from the coding sequence GTGACCGCACCGCAGTTTGAGCGCGCCCGAAGCGCGGAGGCCAAGCAAGCCCGCGAGACGTCGATCCTGGAAGCCGCCGCACGCCTCGCCGGCGAGCACGGCGTGCGCGCGGTGACCCTCACCGACATCGCTGCGGTGGTGGGCATGCACAAGTCGGCGATGCTGCGTTACTTCGAGACCAGGGAGGAGATCTTCCTCCGTCTGGCAGCCGGCGAGTGGGTCCAGTGGTCGCAGGACGTGCGGAACCGGCTCGGCGAGTTGGACGGCGCACGCCCGGCGGATCCCGGCACGCCGATCGCCGTCGCGGCAGTCCTCGCCGACTCGCTCGTCGCGCGGCCGCTCTTCTGCGACCTGCTCGCCCACACGCCGCTCAACCTGGAGCGCGGCGTCTCCTTCACGGCCGTCCGGTCCTTCAAGCTGATCGCCATCGGCGAGGTCGGGGCAGTCGGCACCGCCCTGCGCGGCGTCCTGAACCTGACGGAGGAACAGGCCGGCAACGTCGTCGCCACCGCCGTCTCCATGGCCGGCGCGCTGTGGCAGATGGCCGCGCCGGGAACCGAACTGCGCCGCTTCTACCAGGACTCCCCCGAGCTGGCCCACGCCCTCGTCGATGTCGCGCCGAAGCTCGCCGACATCCTGGGCGCGCTGATGCGGGGTTACGGCATGGCGTGA
- a CDS encoding NAD(P)H-dependent flavin oxidoreductase has product MTRLAARLGLELPLLQAGMGGVAGPALCAEVSRAGAGGTLALYKEPPARAARLVREVAAATSRPFGVNVVPEVTGPAACLSQLRAVLPELPRGGFVTSFGLPDTDAARAVRDAGHPLVVQVGTLADAGTALALGAAVLVLQGTEAGGHLLGELPVDALLASVRSRHPYAVLAVAGGIATGRDLADAVARGADGAMAGTLFVPAAESTAHPEFKRRVVEAVADDTVITSLFHIGWPHRPHRVLRNPLTDAADRYPATFIATTRVDGRDYPVPRYSAAAPGDGTTGRIEEMAMYCGRSCTRVTTAHPAAATVARVRQEYESATEEPHRIQER; this is encoded by the coding sequence GTGACCCGGCTGGCCGCCCGGCTCGGCCTCGAACTGCCGTTGCTGCAGGCCGGGATGGGCGGCGTGGCCGGGCCCGCGCTGTGCGCCGAGGTGTCCCGGGCCGGGGCGGGCGGCACCCTCGCGCTGTACAAGGAACCGCCCGCGCGGGCCGCCCGGCTGGTCCGGGAGGTGGCGGCCGCCACCTCCCGCCCGTTCGGGGTGAACGTGGTTCCCGAGGTCACCGGCCCGGCCGCCTGCCTGAGCCAGCTCCGGGCCGTCCTGCCCGAACTGCCCCGGGGCGGCTTCGTCACCTCCTTCGGGCTGCCCGACACCGACGCGGCCCGGGCCGTCCGGGACGCCGGACACCCGCTGGTCGTCCAGGTCGGCACCCTCGCGGACGCCGGCACCGCCCTCGCCCTGGGCGCGGCCGTCCTGGTCCTCCAGGGCACCGAAGCCGGCGGCCACCTGCTCGGCGAGCTGCCGGTGGACGCCCTGCTGGCGAGCGTCCGGTCCCGCCACCCGTACGCCGTGCTGGCCGTCGCGGGCGGGATCGCGACGGGGCGGGACCTCGCGGACGCCGTGGCACGCGGCGCGGACGGGGCGATGGCCGGCACCCTGTTCGTTCCGGCGGCGGAATCCACCGCGCACCCGGAGTTCAAACGGCGGGTGGTCGAGGCCGTGGCCGACGACACCGTCATCACCTCGCTCTTCCACATCGGCTGGCCGCACCGCCCGCACCGCGTCCTGCGCAACCCGCTCACCGACGCCGCGGACCGCTACCCGGCCACCTTCATCGCCACCACCCGGGTGGACGGGCGGGACTACCCGGTACCGCGCTACAGCGCGGCGGCTCCGGGGGACGGCACCACCGGCCGCATCGAGGAGATGGCCATGTACTGCGGCCGGTCCTGCACCCGCGTCACCACCGCGCACCCGGCCGCCGCGACCGTCGCCCGGGTCCGCCAGGAATACGAGAGCGCGACCGAAGAGCCGCACCGGATCCAGGAGAGGTGA